CCCCTGGAGGCGGTGACCTCCGACCAGGACGTGCCGGTCGTGTACAAGCGCAGCGGCGGTCGGGTGGTCAAGCAGGAAGTCGAGACCGGCGTGATGAACGAGAATGAGGTGGTCATCCTGCGCGGCGTCGCGGCGGGCGAGGAGGTCTTGCTGGTGCCGCCGAGCAACGCCGATCGCCTCACGGTCCAGCGACTCGAGGGCTCCCCGACGTCGCTCGGCGGCGACAGCGGGACCGCCACGCGCAGCGTCCCCGCCGCACGTGACACGGCAGCCTCGAAGGCACCGCGTGCGCCCTGAGTCCGACGCCGTGGGCGAGGCCGAGCTCGCCTCGCCACGCGCGGTGCCGGGCTCGCGAATCCGTAGCTTCATTGCCCACGCCACCTTCGCCGCGCGCACGGCCCTTGAGGCCGTGGCGCACAATCGGCTGCGCGCCGGCCTGACCTCGCTGGGTATCCTCTTCGGGGTGGCGTCCGTGATCGCGATGCTGGCCATCGGCCGCGGTGCCGAGGCCGAGATCCTCGAGCAGATGCGCCTGCTTGGTGCCAACAACGTGCTCGTGGCGCCCTATGTGGAGCAGAAGGAAGGGTCGGCGGACGAGGAAGAGGACTCGAAACAGCCCAAGCGCTATACGCCGGGGCTTTCGTATCTCGACGCGCTCGCCATTCGCGAGCACATCCCGGGCGTGGAGACGGTGAGTGCCGAGGTGGTGATGAACACGGCGCTGACGCGCGAGGGGCGACGCCGTTCCGGGCGCGTCGTCGGCGTTGATAGCTCGTACTTCCGCCTGCTCAACATGCCGGTCGCATCGGGCCGCGCCTTCAGCGAGCAGCAGATGGAGCTCGGGCAGCCGGTGGCGATCATCGGCCACGGCGTGCGCACGCGCTTCTTCACCACGGAAGATCCCATCGGCAAGCCGATCAAGGTCGGCGAGATCTGGCTCACGGTTGTCGGCGTGCTGGCCGACCGCCAGGTGGCCGGCGAGAACACCGAACGCCTCGGCCTGCGCGACGTCGGGATGGACGTGTTCGTGCCGCTCAACACGATGCTGCTGCGCTTCCGGAACCGCGCGCAGGTCACGCAGCAGCAAATCGAGATCGCCACGCGCCGCGCCAACGTGACGATGCCCAACGAGGAGGAGCCGCCGCCGGACGTACAGGCCGAGCGGGCGAACTACCACCAGCTCGACCGCATCGTGGTGCGCGTGGCCGACTCGCGGCAGGTGCCACAGGTTGCGGATGTGGTGCGCCGCATGCTCACGCGCCGGCACAACGGCGTGGTGGACTTCGAGGTGACGGTGCCGGAACTGCTCTTGCAGCAGGAGCAGCGGGCCAAGACGATCTTCAACGTCGTGCTCGGCGCCATCGCCAGCATCTCGCTGATCGTCGGTGGCATCGGGATCATGAACATCATGCTGGCGTCCATCCTTGAGCGCATCCGCGAGATTGGCGTGCGGCGCGCGATGGGCGCCACGCAGCGCGACATCCTCGCGCAGTTCCTCGCCGAGGCGGTGCTGATCAGCCTCGCCGGCGGCGTCGCCGGGATCCTCGTCGGCGGCGGGCTCAGCCTCGGCATCGAACGGCTGGCCGGCATCCGCACGATGGTGTCGGTGCCGTCGGTGGTGGTGGCCTTCGGTGTGTCCCTGACCGTTGGACTCGTGTTTGGCATCGTGCCCGCCTGGCGCGCCGCGCGCCAGGACCCTGTCGTCTGCCTTCGCTACGAATGAGCATGCTGATGCGCGTGTTGCGGATTCCGTTGTTGACCGCGGCTGTGGTGGTGTTGCCTGCGGCCGTCGCGGCGCAGGAGCCGCTACGCCTGACGCTCGCGGATGCGATCGCGCGGGCGCAGGCCCAGGGGCCCACGGCGCTGGCCGCCAAGGCCACGCGCGACGCGGCGCGCCATCGCGACTGGGCCTTCACGGCGAGTTGGCTGCCGCAGGCGGCGCTGAATGGCAACGTGCCGACGTTCAATCGTTCGATCATCCCCGTGCTGCAGCCGGACGGCTCCACGCTGTACCGCGCGCAGGAGCAGAACGAAGGGTCGCTCAACGTCGCCATCACGCAACGGCTGCCGTTCACCGGTGGCGACCTCTTCCTGAACTCCGGCCTGTCGCGGCTCGACGTCGTCGGCAATACGAGCACACGGACCTGGTCGTCCACGCCGATGCTGGTCGGGATCCGCCAGGACATCTTCCGCCCCAATCGCGCGCGCTGGGACGCGCGCGAGCAGTCGCTGCGCGCGGATGTTGCCGAGCGTGCCTATGCCGAGGCCTTGGAGGACGTGGCCATCCAGATCGCGAACGCGTTCTTCGACGCGTACACGGCGCGCCTCGGCTATGAGAACGCGGTCTCCAACGCGGCGGTGAACGACACACTATACACGCTGAACCAGGGGCGCTTCGAGGTCGGACGCATCGGCGAGAATGATCTGCTGCAGAGCGAACTCGCCCTGCTGCGCTCGCAGGTGGCACTCGATGGCGCGCGACTCGAACGGGACCGCACCCTCGCGTCACTGCGCCTCGCGCTGGCGTTGCCGGTTGGCGCCGAGTTGGAGATCATCGTCCCGACCGAGGTGCCAGTGGTCAATGCCGACACCACGGCGGCGGTGTCGATGGCGCTGCGGCATCGCGCACAGATGGTGGAACTGGAGCTGCAGGAGACACAGGCCGACCGCCGCATCTCGGAGGCGCGCTACGGCACGGGTATCGGCGGCACCATCTCGGCGTCGATGGGACTGAACCAGACCGCCGGCGCACTCGATGGCGCGTACCGGGACCTGCGCGAGGCCCAGCGCTTCACGCTCGGCATCTCGATGCCCCTCGTCAATTGGGGCAGCCGTTCGGCCAACATCCAGGCGGCGCGTCTCGACAGCGACCGGGTGGACCACCTCGGCCGGCAGACGCGCGAGCAGACGTCGCAGGAGGCGCACTTCGCGGCGCTGGGCCTGGCGCAGGCGCGTCGGCAGTTGGCCATCGCGGCGAAGGCGGACACCGTCGGCGCCAAGCGTTTCGAGGTCGCCAAGAACCGCTATGTGATTGGCCGCATCGGGATCGACAACCTGTATGTTGCGCAGTCGGAGAAGGACGGGGCGCTGAACCAGTACCTGAACTCGCTGCGCGGCTACTGGGTGGCGTACTATCGGCTGCGGCGCGTGACGATGTTCGATTTCGTGGCGGGCGCGCCGATCCGCTAGGTTGCAGTAGACTCATCTCCCTCACCGAGGTTCCTCGATGTCCCGAATGCTTCGCACGATGATTCTTGCCGCGGCCTTGGCCCCGGCACTGCCCGCCCAGAGCAACGATTGGCGACAGGAGTTCCTCGCCGTGATGCAGACGGCGGCGGACAAGTACATCCAGCTCGCCGAGGCGATTCCCGCCGACAAGTACACCTGGCGTCCGGCGGAGGGCGTGCGCAGCGTGGCCGAGACCTTCCTGCACGTGGCGACGGCGAACTACGGGTTGGCCAGCAACCTGGGCGCCCAGCTCCCGGCGGGAGTGCCGGTGCGTACCCTGGAGAAGAGCACCACCGACAAGGCGGTGATCGTGAAGCACCTGCGCGATGCCTTCGCGCACTTCCGTGGCGCGGTGGAGGCCTTCCCGGCCGATCAGCCGACCAAGATGGTGCGCTTCTTTGGGCCGCCGGAGATCACGGCGCGGCACTTCCTGTACTTCAACGCCGACCACAACGGCGAGCACCTGGGGCAGTTGATTGCCTACGCGCGCTCGGTCGGTGTGACACCGCCCTGGTCCGCCGGGAACTAGGCGCCGCGCGGCACTCGCGTCGGCCGCCGACTGGCCGGCGGGCAGACACACTTCGGGCCCGACGCTCCATGCGCGTCGGGCCCGAAGTCGTATCAGTACGTGATCTGGATCGAGGTCACGAAGAGCCGGTCGATCGTACCAAACGTCGGTTCCGGCTGGTTGTCGTAGCGGATCGCGTAGCCGACCTTGAGGCCGATGCGCGCCGAGATGGGCGCCACAACTGCGGTCTCGGTGTTCAGGCGCCAGTCCTTGGGCGTCTTGAAGTTCGGGATGTAGTCGGCACGTTGCTCGAAGTACGAGCTGCCGGTGAATGCGTGGCGATAGTACATCGCGGCCCGACCGCTCGGGAAGTCGGATTCCACACCGGTTGTGGAGAGTTGCTGCGTCACCGAGGCGCCGACGTCGAGGCGCAGCGTGTCCGTGGCGCTGCCGATGGCGCGCCACGTGAGACCCGCCTGCTCCTCAAAGCGCCGCTTGATGCCGGCAAACGTGTTGCGGTCGAAGCTGCCCGCGACGTACGCGGAGAAGAGGCCAGCGAGCTTGTAGTCGGTGCGTAGACCGGCGCGCAGGTTGTTGGTGTTCTCGACGCCGTCCTGCTCACCCCGCACGATGCCGAACGTCTGCTCGAGGCTCCAGCGAGCCTTGGACCAGGTGAACTTGTCGCCGATGCTCATGGTCGTCACGCTGGTGTTGCCGCTCACGCTCACGTAGCCAAAATCGGCCGTGAACTTCTTCACGGCGGCGTCCTGGCCGGCCGCGGTCGAGGCAAGGATGGCGAGGGCGGCCAAGGGGCGCGCCAGGGTCGGGGCAAGTCGCATACTTGTCGGGGTGAGAGGAATGGGTGAATCTAACCGCTATGCCGCGCTCGCTCTACGATGAAACGGTCCGCGCCGAGGTCGTGGCGCGCCTGGACCGCCTGCAGCCCAGCGCCGCCGCCCGATGGGGCCGGATGGACGCGCCGAAGATGGTCGCCCACGTCACGGAATGGTTCCGCATGTCGAATGGCGATCTGTCGGTCCGCGTGCGCAGGGTGCCGGGCCGAACGCTGCTCCGCTGGCTGATCATCTACGTGCTGCCAATGCCCAAGGGCTCACCCACCGCGCGTGAACTGATCGCGCGAGTGCCGGAATCGTGGCCGCAGGATGTGGCACGTCTGCGCGCCCTGCTCGAGGCGCAGCGGCGTCGG
This window of the Gemmatimonadaceae bacterium genome carries:
- a CDS encoding DUF1569 domain-containing protein, encoding MNLTAMPRSLYDETVRAEVVARLDRLQPSAAARWGRMDAPKMVAHVTEWFRMSNGDLSVRVRRVPGRTLLRWLIIYVLPMPKGSPTARELIARVPESWPQDVARLRALLEAQRRRQPARPVPDHPLFGPMREDDWGVLAWKHTDHHFRQFGI
- a CDS encoding TolC family protein, which encodes MSMLMRVLRIPLLTAAVVVLPAAVAAQEPLRLTLADAIARAQAQGPTALAAKATRDAARHRDWAFTASWLPQAALNGNVPTFNRSIIPVLQPDGSTLYRAQEQNEGSLNVAITQRLPFTGGDLFLNSGLSRLDVVGNTSTRTWSSTPMLVGIRQDIFRPNRARWDAREQSLRADVAERAYAEALEDVAIQIANAFFDAYTARLGYENAVSNAAVNDTLYTLNQGRFEVGRIGENDLLQSELALLRSQVALDGARLERDRTLASLRLALALPVGAELEIIVPTEVPVVNADTTAAVSMALRHRAQMVELELQETQADRRISEARYGTGIGGTISASMGLNQTAGALDGAYRDLREAQRFTLGISMPLVNWGSRSANIQAARLDSDRVDHLGRQTREQTSQEAHFAALGLAQARRQLAIAAKADTVGAKRFEVAKNRYVIGRIGIDNLYVAQSEKDGALNQYLNSLRGYWVAYYRLRRVTMFDFVAGAPIR
- a CDS encoding ABC transporter permease — encoded protein: MRWSSCAASRRARRSCWCRRATPIASRSSDSRAPRRRSAATAGPPRAASPPHVTRQPRRHRVRPESDAVGEAELASPRAVPGSRIRSFIAHATFAARTALEAVAHNRLRAGLTSLGILFGVASVIAMLAIGRGAEAEILEQMRLLGANNVLVAPYVEQKEGSADEEEDSKQPKRYTPGLSYLDALAIREHIPGVETVSAEVVMNTALTREGRRRSGRVVGVDSSYFRLLNMPVASGRAFSEQQMELGQPVAIIGHGVRTRFFTTEDPIGKPIKVGEIWLTVVGVLADRQVAGENTERLGLRDVGMDVFVPLNTMLLRFRNRAQVTQQQIEIATRRANVTMPNEEEPPPDVQAERANYHQLDRIVVRVADSRQVPQVADVVRRMLTRRHNGVVDFEVTVPELLLQQEQRAKTIFNVVLGAIASISLIVGGIGIMNIMLASILERIREIGVRRAMGATQRDILAQFLAEAVLISLAGGVAGILVGGGLSLGIERLAGIRTMVSVPSVVVAFGVSLTVGLVFGIVPAWRAARQDPVVCLRYE
- a CDS encoding DinB family protein, with the translated sequence MSRMLRTMILAAALAPALPAQSNDWRQEFLAVMQTAADKYIQLAEAIPADKYTWRPAEGVRSVAETFLHVATANYGLASNLGAQLPAGVPVRTLEKSTTDKAVIVKHLRDAFAHFRGAVEAFPADQPTKMVRFFGPPEITARHFLYFNADHNGEHLGQLIAYARSVGVTPPWSAGN
- a CDS encoding DUF481 domain-containing protein codes for the protein MRLAPTLARPLAALAILASTAAGQDAAVKKFTADFGYVSVSGNTSVTTMSIGDKFTWSKARWSLEQTFGIVRGEQDGVENTNNLRAGLRTDYKLAGLFSAYVAGSFDRNTFAGIKRRFEEQAGLTWRAIGSATDTLRLDVGASVTQQLSTTGVESDFPSGRAAMYYRHAFTGSSYFEQRADYIPNFKTPKDWRLNTETAVVAPISARIGLKVGYAIRYDNQPEPTFGTIDRLFVTSIQITY